The DNA sequence GGCCCTGACGGCACAGCCCAGGATTTCTCCGGTATCTGAGTCGAGACCGGAAGGAATATCGACTGCCACGGTATAACGGCTCATTTCATTGATGGTCTCAATAATTTCGGCATGGATTCCCGTGATTGGTCGGGACAGGCCGATGCCAAACAGCGCATCAACCACCGTATCGGCGTCATTCACCGCTTCCCTCAGGTCCCACAGGTCGGCTTCTTCATGGACCGTGCTGACATGGAGACCCATATTCCGGCAGATGGTCAGATTCAGCATCGTATCCGGCGTACCCGAATCATCATCCGAGACATAGTATACATCCACGTCCTTGCCCCGGTTTTTCAGATGACGCGCGATGGCCAGTCCATCGCCCCCGTTATTGCCCCGACCGCAGATCACCACGAAATAGGTGTGAGAAAAGTCCAGATGGCTCAGTACCCTTAAGGCTGCGTTCTCCATCAGGATCATGGATGGAATTTTCAATTGCTCGATGGCGAACTGATCCAGTTCCCTCATCATTTGACTTGTTGCTATTTTCATTGCCATGCCTGTTCCTTCCAGGGCCGAATCCAAATGGTCTTCTCAATTTCATTTTTTTTGAGAACCACCCGGTGAACTGTCCCTTCTGCCTGAGGATAATCGATAAGAAAGTCTAAATCATTTCCAAAGAGCGAGTAGCGGACGCCTACATAGAGGACGCCTTCCTGAAAATCCAGGACGCTGCCGGCATAGGATCCGATATTCAGGGCGGTCTTGCCCTGGATCACAATCCGGCCATCCGTTTCCTCCACCCGGTCAATCAGCAGGAGATTGGGATGGGTCACCATTTTAAATCCGGTGTGCTGCCATCCGTATTCATAGAATAAGATCACCCCGGCAATCAAACTGGCCAGAACAATGATCGTGATTACATTTTTTCTTGATAACATGGGTCCTCCCCCGGAGCGGGCCGGCCCGTCGGCATCCCGTCTCAAATCTTCACCCGTTCCAGGATGCAGGTTGCCATGGCGTATTCCCGCTCATGAGAAATCGAAAGATGCACCCTTAAGTGCTCATTTACCGCCAGCTGAGCCAGAATCGTTCTCAGCGAATCCCCGGTCAGATACGGCCGGCCCAGTTCATCCCGCAGGATTTCTACGTCTTTCAGACTAAATCCCCGGAAGCCCGTTCCCAGGGCCTTGGCCAGTGCTTCCTTCGCGGCGAAATTTCCCGCGACACGCTCCGGACGCCCTGAAAACAGGCTGATTTCCTTCTCAGTAAAACAGCGTTCCAGTTTCCTCCGGTCATCAAATACTTTATTCACGCGGTCGATCTTCGCCAGATCGCAGCCCATTCCATAAATCATGGCATATCACCTGTATTCCTTATTCATTCATTATAATCTCTACCCGATTCCAATTACAATAAAACAAGTGTTTCAACCAGGCCGTAAGCCGCGGAATCCTGAACCCGCAGTGTCCGCAGGGCGCTTCGGACCCATGGACAGACAGCTCCCCTGACAACTGTCCACAGAGCCCAGGTTTCCGGTTCCTTCCGTCAAGTTCATATATTGTTTAGACTTTAGACTGCCCCTTTTTTTCTGGTTGATATATAATAATCAATGGACTGGTTCTAAAGTTGTAAAATTTGCATAAATTATTGGCTTAGCCCGTTCCACCCCATCAGAGCCATCGGAGGAATGTAATACATGGAAAAGCTCGTTATCGCCGGAAACGGCATTGCCGGCCACAGCGCCCTGCAGGAAGTCCTGAAAAGCGGCAAAGAATTTGACATTACGGTTGTCTGGGAAGAGCATCCCAATACATACATGCGGACCCAAATCATACATTACGCCGTCGGTGAACTGGCGGCAGACAAGTTTTTCATGACGAAGGGTGACTTTTACGCCGACAAGGGTGTGCGTTCCGTTCAGGGCAAGGTGACAGCCATCGATGAAAAGAACCGTACCGTCACTCTGGCCAGCGGTGAAGAAATCACCTGGGACCGTCTGATCCTGGCTACGGGTGCCTATAATTTTGTCCCGCCCGTTCAGGTGGAAGGTCATTCCGAATGTCAGGTTATCGATTCAGGATCCGTAGGCTGCCACGAAGGCGTCTATACCATGCGCAACCTGGAGGACGCCAGGAATTTCGGAGACAAGATCCGGACAGCCCGCAAGGCGGTTGTGGTGGGCGGAGGCCTGCTGGGCCTGGAAGCCGCTGATATTCTGGCTCAGAAAGGCCTGGATGTGACCGTCGTGGAGTTTGCCCCCCGGCTTCTGCCGCGGCAGCTGGATACTGCCTCTTCCGAACTGTTCAAGGCTCAGGCCGAGCAGTTTGGCATCACGTTCCTCCTGGGCGATTCCGTGAAGGAAATCCGATATGATGAGAATCAGCTGAAAGAAGTTCTGCTAAACTCCGGACGCTTGGTACCCTGCGATCTGGTGCTGTTCTCCATCGGAATCCGGTCCAATCTGGAATCCTTCGGAAAAACGGTGGATATCAACCGCGGCATCCTGATCAACAAATATACGGAAACCTCTGAGCCTGGCATCTATGCCTGCGGTGATGCGGCTGAATACAACGGCATGGTCTACGGAACCTGGGGCTTTGCAATGTCCAGCGGCAAGGCAGCCGGACAGAACGCATCCGGAACCCGGACCGAGATGAAGCCCTACGTGCTGAACACCATGTTCAACTCCCTGGGCACCAAAATCTTCTCCACCGGTGCGGTCAATTTCGATGATCCCCTGCTGGAAACCCACGTCAGCGGCAATCCCAAAACCGGCTATGCCAAACTTCTGTTCCAGGACGGCATCCTGGTGGCCGGCGTTCTCATGGGTGACACCAGCCAGGGTCCGAAGCTGTCCAAGGCCATCGAAGGGCGCATGAACCGGGCAGAAGCCATTGAAGCGTTCCGCCCCAAAGCCTCCTGATCAGGATTCCAAACGTCACATGATCATCCGGGTCGCTCTGTCCGAGCGGCCCGTTTTATTTAAATCCGCTTCTACTCCTTTTACCTGGCTCGCTTCCTGTAGTAAGATAGAGAGTAAAGAAAAGCACCATTTGACAAAATAGAATAAAGGCTGGTGACACAAATGAAAACAACTCCTGTAAAAGGTACCAACGATTATAATGCCAACGAAGCGGAAATCCGCGATTATCTGCAGGACCGGATTCTGGGCGTTTACCGCAAGTATGGTTATGAGCGGATCGTTACCCCCATCCTGGAAGATTCCGAAAATCTGGACAAGAGTGAGGGCGGCGATAACCTGAACCTGGTCTTCAAGATTCTGAAGCGCGGCGAAAAGCTGGACAAAGCCATGCAGTCGGGTTCCATGAACGATCTGACCGATATGGGTCTACGCTATGACCTGACGCTGCCGCTGTGCCGTTATGTTGCCAACAATCAGGGCAAGCTGGTGTATCCATTCAAGGTGATCCAGATGGGCACCGTTTATCGGGCCGAGCGGCCACAGAAGGGCCGCCTGCGTGAATTTACCCAGTGCGACATTGACGTCATCGGCTCCTCCTCTCCCAACATCGAGATCGAGCTGCTCCATGTCGCTTCCGAAGCGCTCATCGCCATCGGCATCAAGCGCTTTACCATCAAGGTCAATGACCGCCGGGTTCTGAAATCCATGCTGGAAGGCATGGGCTTTGCCACCCCGGATCTGGATTCCGTCTGCATTTCCTTCGACAAGCTGGACAAAATCGGAGTCGACGGCGTCTGTGCGGAACTGACGGAAAAAGCCTTCCCCGGCGAAGCCATCGAAAGCCTGCACCGGCAGCTGGAACAGGGCAACTTTACCCTGGAATCCATGGCGGAGCAGATTGCCGAAAAAGAAGCTGCTGCCAATCTCCAAACGATTGTCGAACAAGCCTCGCAAATCGCCACAGAAAATGCTGCCCGCTATCCTGATGTGGAGTACAAGGTGATCTTTGATCCCTCCCTGGTTCGTGGGCAGGGTTACTATACCGGCACGGTGTTTGAGATCGAATCCGATGAATTCAGAGGAGCCATCGCCGGTGGCGGCCGCTATGACAATCTCATCGGCAAATTTATCCGCCAGGACGTACCGGCTGTTGGCATCTCCATTGGCTTTGAGCGGATTTTCTCGATCCTGATGTCCCAGAATTTCCAGATTCCCGACCAGAAGCAGAAAATCGCGCTGTTCTATGAACCGTCAGAGTTTGGCGAAGCCTTCCGCAAAGCGGAAAGCCTGCGTGACAGTTATACCATCAGCCTGCTGGAACGCCCGAAAAAGATTGGGCCATACCTGGACCGGCTGAAAGAAAAAGGCGTGACCGGATTCATCAATTTCGGCGGATCCGATGAGGTCAATTTCCTCGACTGATGTTCCTCCCATGGTGAGCTGACATAAGGAGTCTGCCTATGAAGCTTTCATCCTCTCCCTTTGTGCGCCATGAAACCAATCTGACCATTGAAAAAGTCGAAAGACCGGCAATCCAAACCCTGGTAACGGAGTACCAGGGTTCCTTGCCATTCCCCGGAGATAATTTTATTCCCGACCTCCTGAGCGGCTCCGACCTCTTCCGGATTCAAAGCCCGGACTTGCTGCCCGCTGGCTTTTTCGCCATCCAGGATCGGAATTCCCTGACCGCCCTGTATCTTCGCGGAGCTTTCCGCCATCTCGAACGCGAGATGTTCGAAGAGATTCTGACCCGGTTTTCCATTCAGCGCGGCTTCATCCGAACCTTCGATCATCACAGCCTGCCGCTTTTCCTGGAATACCAGCGAAAATGCGAACCGCAGGCCTATCAGTTCCAGCTGGATCCGGCCACTGTCCGGCCGCTTCCCCGACCGGATATCCGTCTGAAGCTGGCGGATCGGAGCGACCTTCCCTTCCTGGAAGAGATGAGTTTCCTCCCGAACAGTGCCGGGTACGTCCGCCGCCAGGAAGCCTGGATCGCCCGGGATGACTCCGGCCAGAGCGTCGGCATAGGCATTATCCAGCCCCATCAGAGCTTTGACCGCTACATGGACATCGGCATGTTCACCTGCCCTTCGGTTCGCCGCCAGGGAATCGGCCGCACCATCCTGCTTCAGCTGATTCAGCTGGTGCTCCAGTCGGGTCGGATCCCGGTGGCTGGCTGCTATTACCAGAACCATCTCTCCCGCCGGACCCTCGAGTCCGCCGGCATGACCTGTGTGGGCGCGATCTTCCGGTTCTATTTCAAACGTCCGGCGGAATCACCGGACAGGCGCTGACCGCCCCAAAACGACCGCCACGCAAACAGAGACCGGTTCCCCGATGATTCAGGGAACCGGTCTCTGTATTGGGCGAATTAAGCTTTTCCTTTGGCTTTGCTCCTGGTTTTATGCGTCTCCAGGCGCAGTGCGGTCGGAGCAAAGGTCATGGACAGAACCAGGTACATCGTCAGGTCCAGTGCGGTGGAGGCGGAAGACCGAAACATCGAGAACGCGCTCAGCACAGAAACGCCAATCACCAGACTGGCGGCGTCGATTACAAACTGCCGATTCGTCGCAAACGTCGCATAGGCATAGTACATCACCGTCAGGTATCCTCCCAGAAGCAGCATCAGGATCAGACTGTACGCCGGATCCGGCAATGCTTTGTTCAGGAAAAACGGGAATAGCAGATACAGGATCCAAAATGCGATTCCGTAGTGTTCAAAAAACATTTTCAGGTGTTTCTGGTTCATGGTGACCTCAATTCCGGCAGTTCGGGCTGCCGTTCGGCTCATTTTTCTTACCCCTATTTTACGCTAATTTCAGTCAGAACGGCTATTTTCGGCATTAAATTGCCAATCAGGCAAAAGACTCCGGGTTAATTTCTAACTTCCTCCGTTTTCCACCCAACAGACAACTTCCCACTGACACTTTATCATAACTTGGTTTCAGTTCTTTCCCTTCGATGACCAAACCGGCTTCTGCCCTTTCGTGCTTCCATAAATCAATGCCAACCAAAAATGAACGCCGAGTGATCGGCGCTCACACTGCTTATTCACTGAGACTGGCAGTCCTGCGAAAGTTGGAAACCAGGCTTTGCCATGACGGCCGAAGACCTGATCCAGCTCTGGCAGACTGCCCGATGATGCGGGAGATTAGAACCGAACTTCGCGGATCCCTTCGGCGTAGCGGTATTTTTCTTCCACCTTCGTTACAGCCTCATCCCGCACTTCATTGATGGTATCCTTCTTTGTCTTCCAGAAGGGGTACCGAACCCCTCTGGTCTGGATAATCAGTGAATTGAGCGCTCCCCCCATCACCATGATGATGGAGATCAGGAGAATCCAGAAGATCAGAATGACCACCGCACCCATGGCGCCATAGAACCGGTTGTAGTTGGCGAAGGTTGCTACGTAGTACTGGAAGCCCAGAGACACTGCCATGAAGGCAACGGCGGCAAAAATGGCGCCGGGCAGGGCATGCTTCAGCTTGACGTTCCGGGCCGGGACAAACATATAGAAGGCAAGGAACAGCAGGAAGATGAATACCAGCGGAACGACGAAGCTGAGAAGCTTCTGACTGGGTCCGACTTCCAGGAGCGGGAAGTAGCTCTTCACCGTATCAATGATGGGCTGGAAGAAGACCAGGAGAAGCAGGGAACCGGCAATGCCCACGGCCAGAAGAACGACCAGTACGATGGCATCCAGGTTCACGACAAGGAAGGAGCGGTCTTCCTTGAGTCCGTGAACTTTGTTCATCGCCTTCATAAAGGCTTTGAATCCGCCTGCTGCCGACCAGATCGCAGTCACAATGGAGATGGACAGCAAGGTCCCGTTCTGATTCTTCGTCACATCATGAATGATTCCCTCAAACAGCTTGAAGGCTTCCCCGGGCATGACCCGCTGAATCTGGTCGATGATTCGCTCGGCGTCCAGATTCATGAAACCGACCAGAGTGAGCAGGAAGATCAGGAATGGGAAAATCGCCAGCATCAGGCTGTAGGACAGCTGGTAGGCATAGGGAATCGCGTCATCCTTATTCAGCTTCTGCAACAGCGCCTTGATAAACCGGACCACCCGGTTATTCATAATTCCTTTGAAAGCTTTCATATCAATCTCTCCTTGCGCTTGGTAATCTGAGTCCCCACCAGGCAGGATACAGTGATCCCGCAATTGGGACGATTGATTTCAAAGTCGGGATGAAGTAATCCCCTTGTCAGGATGCAGTATTCCCAGGTCAGGAATGATGAATTCCGGGAATCCGACATGAACCCGACATGAACCCGACATGAACCCGACGATGAACCCGAATCTGGTGTTGGAACCCGGCGACAAAAAGTCGCTGGATCTGGTCTCTCGTTATTGCCCTCATCATAGCAGGGAAATTTTAATGAAACCGGCCCTATTGTATGAAGATTTTTTAGCCATTCCCGAAAACAGGGAGCCCGGAAACTTCCGGACTCCCTGTTTTCGCTATTTATTTTAGCCTGCCCGGCCGAGCCGTTCGGATTGATCGAAAGATTCGATCAGGACTGACCCGTTCAGTGGGTGTTCCAATTGCCGGTGATCTCCATCATTTCAGTGTCGAATGGTGGCTGTCTTATTCGGCACTGACATCGGACTCCTCGTCCTCAGGCGCTTCCAGGTCTTTGATATCCTGAACCGGGAACCATCCCGGGGGAAGCAGTCTCTGAATGTCGCGGCGCCGGTAGCGGGTATCCATCAGCAGAATGATGCCCCGGTCGGTACCGCTACGGATCACCCGGCCGCCGGCCTGGGTCACTTTATTCAGTCCCGGATAGGTATAGGCGTACTGGAAGCCTTCATTATTAGCCTGATTAAAATAATCCATGATCAATTCCCGTTCATAGTCCAGCTGGGGATAGCCCAGGCCGATGATGGCCGATCCGATCAGCCGATCCCCTTTCAGGTCAATGCCTTCGGCAAAGACGCCGCCCAGAACCATGAAGTACAGAAAACTGCGGTCCCGCGGCTGCTCAAACTCGGCCAGCACGGCGGTACGATCCAGCTCAGACAGACCCGGTTCCTGCAGCCGCACTTCATAGTAAGAACCGTACTGGGTCAGGAACGCGTCGTAGACATTGCGCATATAGACATAGGACGGAAAGAAGGCGACGTAGTTTCCCATCTTGTACTTCAGCATCCGGTCCAGATCAGCGGCGATGGAGTCATAGCTGCGCGAGCGAACCTTGTATCTGGTATCAATTTTCGTGTCGCTGAACACTTTCAGGTGCTCCGCCGGAAATGGCGAAGGCAGCCCCATCCGGTAGGCCGACTCCTCGGCCCCGTACAGATCCATATAATAATCCATCGGCGTCAGGGTGGCTGAAAAGTAGACAATGCTGTCAGCCCGCTTGGATGCCTCCTTGAGGTTCTCGCCGGGATGAATGCAGAAGAGCTTGTAGGTCAGCTCCTGGCCCTTGAGGACGGCATAGGTGAGATAGCCGGTGCCGTAGAGCTCGGCAATCTTCAGGAACGTCCGGGTGGCAAAATAAGTATCCAGGCAGAGATCCTGGATCTCGCGGTCGCGCTCCCGGTTCTGTTCTTTCCGACGAATTTCCTCTTCATCCTGCAGGTATTTTTCGCAGGCTCCGCGAAAGCTTTCCAGGACATTGACCAGTTCCGGATGATAGGTGGACCAGACCATCCGTTCCTCCTGCGGGAGACCGGCCTGGATCTGACGGAGCGAATCTCCGGCTTTTCCGGCTTTTTTGGCGATATCGCTGCTGATCCGGCCAAAGTCACTGGCCAGGGTTTCATAGGGCTGGGTTGAAACCTCTGCCGAGAACATGGATCGGGCCCGATCCAGCAGGTTATGCGCTTCATCCACCAGAAACGTATATTGTTCGGTTTTCTCCTCGAAGAACCGTTTGAGATAGACTCTCGGGTCAAAGGCATAGTTGTAGTCCCCGATGATGATGTCGGCATACAGCGACAGGTCCAGGGAAAACTCAAAGGGGCAGATCTCGTGCTTTTTCGCATAGGCTTCCATTACTTCCCGGGACATGGAATCCTCATGGTTGAGCAGATCAATCACTGCCGGCGTTACCTTGTCATAATAGCCCCTGGCATAGGGACAGTACTCCGCTTCACAGCGCACTTCCTCCATGAAGCAGATTTTTTCCTTGGAAGTCAGGGTGACGCTGCGCAGAGCCGTTCCGCCTTCCCGCAGCAGCCGGATGGATTCCTCTCCGATCTGTTTCCCGGTGCTTTTGGGGGTGAGATAAAAGATCCGGTCCGTCTTCCCTTCCCGCAGCGCCTTCACCGCCGGAAACAGGGAGGAAATGGTTTTTCCGATCCCCGTCGGAGCCTGGACAAAGATCTGCCGCCGGTCACGGATCGTTCCATAGACATTGACTGCCATCTCCCGCTGACCGGGGCGATACTGCGCGAACGGAAAATCCGCCAGGCGGATGCTCTTGTCCCGTTTCTCCCGCCAGCGGAAATAGAGCCGGCGAAGCTCCACGAAAGTCTCCAGAACCCCTGACACGAATCCGGTCAGATCTGCCAGCGTCCACGTCTCGTCCCGGGAAAAAACCTCTTCCGTATCAATGTTGAAATAGGTCAGCTTCAGATTCATCCGAGCCTTGTCCTCAGCAACCAGATACATATAAGCGTAAAACTTCAGCTGAGCCCAGTGCAGGGGGTTCTGGTAATCCGCCAGCGCCTCCGGATTCAGATAGGTGCTCTTGATTTCTTCGATGTAATCATCCGGCACAAGCCCATCAGCCCGGCCATCCACGGTGACCAGGATGTCACCGTAGTTAAATTCCTGTTTCAAGTACACTTCCCGGCGGTAATCCTTATTTTCCTGAAGCCTGCGTTCCTGATGCAGACGATGCACCCGGGAGCCTTCCTCGGCTCGTTCAGGGGTCAGTATCTTCATCTCAGAGCCGATGTCTCCGGTCATCAGAATGGATTCCACCAGGTTGCGTACCGATATTTTTACCTGGTACATGGGTGCCTCTTTTCCGTCACTAAATCTTAGGGTTCGACTAACATTATACCCTATCTGTGAATTATTTTTTAAAATCTATTCCCGATCAAAATGCTATGCTTTATTGTGGTATGATAGGAATCAAAAGCGAGGGAAAATCCATGAATCAAGCGCCCCCAAAAACAATCCGGATCAGTCTGCCGGCCGCCGAAAAAATGGCCCGGGAACTGAAAGCCGGCCACTTCTACCGAATTGAGCTCTCCGCCTTCACCTGATGCGGTCCGGCCTATCGTCTGGTTCAGACGAAGGAAGCCCGCGATGGCGATTTGGAGATCCGGGATGAGGCATCCGCCCTGTCTGTAACGGTGGATGGCCGGGCCGCCGAGTATTTTGAAACCCTGGACATCATCCTGGCAAGTCTGTTCGGCGATGAAAACCTGGTGGTAAAGGAAGGTCTGCCGACTTCAGGGAGCTTCCCAGACTAGATACAAAAGAAAAACCTGCACATGAGGTGAACAAATGGAAGAAAAACGAATTCGAATCACCGAGGCCGCTCAGGCCAAGATGAAAGAGATTGCGGAAGAAGGACTCAACTACCGCATCATGAT is a window from the Clostridiaceae bacterium HFYG-1003 genome containing:
- the acpS gene encoding holo-ACP synthase; its protein translation is MIYGMGCDLAKIDRVNKVFDDRRKLERCFTEKEISLFSGRPERVAGNFAAKEALAKALGTGFRGFSLKDVEILRDELGRPYLTGDSLRTILAQLAVNEHLRVHLSISHEREYAMATCILERVKI
- a CDS encoding FAD-dependent oxidoreductase, whose amino-acid sequence is MEKLVIAGNGIAGHSALQEVLKSGKEFDITVVWEEHPNTYMRTQIIHYAVGELAADKFFMTKGDFYADKGVRSVQGKVTAIDEKNRTVTLASGEEITWDRLILATGAYNFVPPVQVEGHSECQVIDSGSVGCHEGVYTMRNLEDARNFGDKIRTARKAVVVGGGLLGLEAADILAQKGLDVTVVEFAPRLLPRQLDTASSELFKAQAEQFGITFLLGDSVKEIRYDENQLKEVLLNSGRLVPCDLVLFSIGIRSNLESFGKTVDINRGILINKYTETSEPGIYACGDAAEYNGMVYGTWGFAMSSGKAAGQNASGTRTEMKPYVLNTMFNSLGTKIFSTGAVNFDDPLLETHVSGNPKTGYAKLLFQDGILVAGVLMGDTSQGPKLSKAIEGRMNRAEAIEAFRPKAS
- the hisS gene encoding histidine--tRNA ligase, yielding MKTTPVKGTNDYNANEAEIRDYLQDRILGVYRKYGYERIVTPILEDSENLDKSEGGDNLNLVFKILKRGEKLDKAMQSGSMNDLTDMGLRYDLTLPLCRYVANNQGKLVYPFKVIQMGTVYRAERPQKGRLREFTQCDIDVIGSSSPNIEIELLHVASEALIAIGIKRFTIKVNDRRVLKSMLEGMGFATPDLDSVCISFDKLDKIGVDGVCAELTEKAFPGEAIESLHRQLEQGNFTLESMAEQIAEKEAAANLQTIVEQASQIATENAARYPDVEYKVIFDPSLVRGQGYYTGTVFEIESDEFRGAIAGGGRYDNLIGKFIRQDVPAVGISIGFERIFSILMSQNFQIPDQKQKIALFYEPSEFGEAFRKAESLRDSYTISLLERPKKIGPYLDRLKEKGVTGFINFGGSDEVNFLD
- a CDS encoding GNAT family N-acetyltransferase codes for the protein MKLSSSPFVRHETNLTIEKVERPAIQTLVTEYQGSLPFPGDNFIPDLLSGSDLFRIQSPDLLPAGFFAIQDRNSLTALYLRGAFRHLEREMFEEILTRFSIQRGFIRTFDHHSLPLFLEYQRKCEPQAYQFQLDPATVRPLPRPDIRLKLADRSDLPFLEEMSFLPNSAGYVRRQEAWIARDDSGQSVGIGIIQPHQSFDRYMDIGMFTCPSVRRQGIGRTILLQLIQLVLQSGRIPVAGCYYQNHLSRRTLESAGMTCVGAIFRFYFKRPAESPDRR
- a CDS encoding YihY/virulence factor BrkB family protein, with translation MKAFKGIMNNRVVRFIKALLQKLNKDDAIPYAYQLSYSLMLAIFPFLIFLLTLVGFMNLDAERIIDQIQRVMPGEAFKLFEGIIHDVTKNQNGTLLSISIVTAIWSAAGGFKAFMKAMNKVHGLKEDRSFLVVNLDAIVLVVLLAVGIAGSLLLLVFFQPIIDTVKSYFPLLEVGPSQKLLSFVVPLVFIFLLFLAFYMFVPARNVKLKHALPGAIFAAVAFMAVSLGFQYYVATFANYNRFYGAMGAVVILIFWILLISIIMVMGGALNSLIIQTRGVRYPFWKTKKDTINEVRDEAVTKVEEKYRYAEGIREVRF
- a CDS encoding ATP-dependent DNA helicase; its protein translation is MYQVKISVRNLVESILMTGDIGSEMKILTPERAEEGSRVHRLHQERRLQENKDYRREVYLKQEFNYGDILVTVDGRADGLVPDDYIEEIKSTYLNPEALADYQNPLHWAQLKFYAYMYLVAEDKARMNLKLTYFNIDTEEVFSRDETWTLADLTGFVSGVLETFVELRRLYFRWREKRDKSIRLADFPFAQYRPGQREMAVNVYGTIRDRRQIFVQAPTGIGKTISSLFPAVKALREGKTDRIFYLTPKSTGKQIGEESIRLLREGGTALRSVTLTSKEKICFMEEVRCEAEYCPYARGYYDKVTPAVIDLLNHEDSMSREVMEAYAKKHEICPFEFSLDLSLYADIIIGDYNYAFDPRVYLKRFFEEKTEQYTFLVDEAHNLLDRARSMFSAEVSTQPYETLASDFGRISSDIAKKAGKAGDSLRQIQAGLPQEERMVWSTYHPELVNVLESFRGACEKYLQDEEEIRRKEQNRERDREIQDLCLDTYFATRTFLKIAELYGTGYLTYAVLKGQELTYKLFCIHPGENLKEASKRADSIVYFSATLTPMDYYMDLYGAEESAYRMGLPSPFPAEHLKVFSDTKIDTRYKVRSRSYDSIAADLDRMLKYKMGNYVAFFPSYVYMRNVYDAFLTQYGSYYEVRLQEPGLSELDRTAVLAEFEQPRDRSFLYFMVLGGVFAEGIDLKGDRLIGSAIIGLGYPQLDYERELIMDYFNQANNEGFQYAYTYPGLNKVTQAGGRVIRSGTDRGIILLMDTRYRRRDIQRLLPPGWFPVQDIKDLEAPEDEESDVSAE